From a region of the Kaistia sp. 32K genome:
- a CDS encoding ABC transporter ATP-binding protein, translating to MARPADLELASVTKSYAGTIAVDSINLKIKAGTYCCLLGPSGCGKSSTLRMIAGHEAVSDGDIALGHEIVNKLPPAKRGTAMMFQSYALFPHLSVRDNVAFSLKMKGVGKVDRSIKATDALKLVDMERYAERLPSQLSGGQQQRVALARALVTDPQILLLDEPLSALDPFLKIKVRAELKRFQRELGISFIHVTHSQEEAMALADLIVIMNNGRIEQAGTPREIFNAPATEFVARFIGGHNVMPIDGRTVSVRADRLSVSAEGGDGVAASVREVEYQGTVVYVSLATDAGLELTAIVPERTFYQNPFQTGDTVTVRWDPNDIHELSAAA from the coding sequence ATGGCACGCCCCGCGGATCTCGAACTGGCCTCGGTGACCAAGAGCTACGCCGGCACGATCGCCGTCGACTCCATCAATCTGAAGATCAAGGCCGGGACCTATTGCTGCCTGCTCGGGCCATCGGGCTGTGGCAAGTCCTCGACGCTCCGCATGATCGCCGGCCACGAGGCGGTTTCCGACGGCGACATCGCGCTCGGCCACGAGATCGTGAACAAGCTGCCGCCGGCCAAGCGCGGCACGGCGATGATGTTCCAGTCCTATGCGCTGTTCCCGCATCTCTCGGTCCGCGACAACGTCGCCTTCTCGCTGAAGATGAAGGGCGTCGGCAAGGTTGACCGCTCGATCAAGGCGACCGACGCGCTGAAGCTCGTCGACATGGAGCGCTATGCCGAGCGGCTGCCGAGCCAGCTTTCCGGCGGCCAGCAGCAGCGCGTGGCGCTCGCCCGCGCCCTCGTCACCGATCCGCAGATCCTGCTGCTCGACGAGCCGCTCTCCGCCCTCGACCCCTTCCTGAAGATCAAGGTCCGCGCCGAACTGAAGCGCTTCCAGCGCGAGCTCGGCATCTCCTTCATCCATGTGACGCACAGCCAGGAAGAGGCGATGGCGCTGGCCGACCTCATCGTCATCATGAACAACGGCAGGATCGAGCAGGCCGGAACCCCGCGCGAGATCTTCAACGCCCCGGCGACCGAGTTCGTCGCCCGCTTCATCGGCGGCCACAACGTCATGCCGATCGACGGCCGCACCGTCAGCGTCCGCGCCGACCGGCTGAGCGTCTCGGCCGAGGGCGGTGACGGCGTCGCCGCCTCGGTGCGCGAGGTCGAGTACCAGGGCACCGTCGTCTATGTCAGCCTCGCCACCGATGCCGGCCTCGAGCTGACGGCCATCGTGCCGGAACGCACCTTCTACCAGAACCCGTTCCAGACCGGCGACACCGTGACGGTGCGCTGGGACCCCAACGACATCCACGAACTTTCCGCCGCCGCCTGA
- a CDS encoding NAD(P)-dependent oxidoreductase, whose amino-acid sequence MPTHVPDIATGRLSPDEYVANFLDIHPPLDRHQALVESDRCYFCYDAPCVKACPTSIDIPLFIRQILTDNPEGSAETILSQNILGGMCARVCPTETLCEEACVREAAEGKPVKIGLLQRYATDVLMEERGEQPFARAEATGKRVAVVGAGPAGLAAAHRLAMHGHDVVIYDAREKAGGLNEYGIAAYKAPDDFAQKEVDFVLSIGGITIEHGKAIGRDISLSELRSAYDAVFLGMGLAGVNALGLSGEDLDGVADAVDYIADLRQATDLGTLPVGGRVVVVGGGMTAIDVAVQSKRLGAKEVTVVYRRGQARMGASEYEQDLAQTDGVLIRHNAKPSRLVTEAGRVTGIEFEETREEDGRLVGTGALFTLAADTVFKAIGQTFVPAALNGSAETIALENGKIRVDDERRTTLPGVWAGGDCAATGEDLTVAAVADGRIAAESIHLALSTPSVAA is encoded by the coding sequence ATGCCCACGCATGTGCCGGACATTGCAACGGGCCGTCTGTCGCCCGACGAATACGTCGCCAATTTTCTCGATATCCACCCGCCGCTCGATCGGCATCAGGCGCTGGTCGAGTCCGATCGCTGCTATTTCTGCTACGACGCGCCCTGCGTGAAGGCGTGTCCGACCTCGATCGACATCCCGCTCTTCATCCGCCAGATCCTGACCGACAATCCGGAAGGTTCGGCCGAGACGATCCTGTCGCAGAACATTTTGGGCGGCATGTGCGCCCGCGTCTGCCCGACCGAGACGCTCTGCGAAGAGGCATGCGTCCGCGAGGCGGCCGAGGGCAAGCCGGTCAAGATCGGCCTCTTGCAGCGCTATGCCACCGACGTGCTGATGGAAGAGCGCGGCGAGCAGCCCTTCGCCCGGGCGGAGGCGACCGGCAAGCGGGTCGCCGTCGTCGGCGCGGGACCAGCCGGCCTCGCCGCCGCGCACCGCCTCGCCATGCACGGCCATGACGTCGTCATCTATGACGCCCGCGAGAAGGCCGGCGGCCTCAACGAATACGGCATCGCCGCCTACAAGGCGCCGGACGATTTCGCCCAGAAGGAAGTCGACTTCGTGTTGTCGATCGGCGGCATCACGATCGAGCACGGCAAGGCGATCGGCCGCGATATCAGCCTGTCGGAGCTGCGCTCCGCTTATGACGCCGTCTTCCTCGGCATGGGGCTCGCCGGCGTCAACGCGCTCGGCCTTTCGGGCGAGGATCTCGACGGCGTCGCCGACGCGGTCGACTACATCGCCGATCTCCGCCAGGCGACGGATCTGGGCACGCTTCCGGTCGGCGGCCGCGTTGTCGTCGTCGGCGGCGGCATGACGGCGATCGATGTCGCCGTGCAGTCGAAGCGCCTCGGCGCCAAGGAGGTCACCGTCGTCTACCGCCGCGGCCAGGCCAGGATGGGCGCGTCGGAATATGAGCAGGACCTCGCCCAGACCGACGGCGTGCTGATCCGCCACAACGCCAAGCCGAGCCGGCTCGTCACCGAGGCGGGCCGGGTCACCGGCATCGAGTTCGAGGAGACGCGCGAGGAGGACGGCCGGCTGGTCGGCACCGGCGCTCTGTTCACGCTTGCCGCCGACACCGTCTTCAAGGCGATCGGCCAGACCTTCGTCCCCGCCGCCCTGAACGGATCGGCCGAGACGATCGCGCTGGAAAATGGCAAAATCCGTGTCGACGACGAGCGGCGCACGACGCTTCCGGGCGTCTGGGCCGGCGGCGATTGCGCCGCAACCGGAGAGGATCTGACGGTGGCTGCCGTCGCGGACGGCCGCATTGCCGCCGAATCCATCCATCTCGCGCTTTCGACCCCGTCAGTCGCGGCCTAG
- the preA gene encoding NAD-dependent dihydropyrimidine dehydrogenase subunit PreA: protein MANLASTFAGIKSPNPFWLASAPPTDKAYNVVRAFRDGWGGVVWKTLGTDPPVVNVSGPRYGAIHSNDRRLIGLNNIELITDRPLDVNLREIKEVKRDWPDRAVVVSLMVPCEEHYWKDILAKVEETEADGVELNFGCPHGMSERGMGAAVGQVPEYVEMVTRWCKQHTRMPVIVKLTPNISDIRTSARAAHNGGADAVSLINTINSIIGVDIDNFAPIPTVDGKGSHGGYCGPAVKPIALNMTAEIARDPQTRDLPISGIGGITTWRDAVEFMALGAGNVQVCTAAMTYGFRIVQEMISGLSDYMDKHDFETIEPIVGRAVGNVTDWQYLNLNYVAKAKIDQDLCIKCGRCHIACEDTSHQAITSMLDGIRHFEVIDAECVGCNLCVNVCPVDNCITMEQMVEGVDPRTGFAITDQYANWTTHKNNPMAKAFVPAEPAE from the coding sequence ATGGCCAATCTCGCCTCGACCTTCGCCGGCATCAAGTCGCCCAACCCGTTCTGGCTGGCCTCCGCGCCGCCGACCGACAAGGCCTACAACGTCGTCCGCGCCTTCAGGGACGGCTGGGGCGGCGTCGTCTGGAAGACGCTGGGCACCGATCCGCCTGTCGTCAACGTCTCCGGCCCGCGCTACGGCGCCATCCACTCGAACGACCGCCGCCTGATCGGTTTGAACAACATCGAGCTGATCACCGACCGGCCCCTCGACGTCAATCTGCGCGAGATCAAGGAGGTCAAGCGCGACTGGCCGGATCGCGCCGTGGTCGTGTCGCTGATGGTCCCCTGCGAGGAGCACTACTGGAAGGACATCCTCGCCAAGGTCGAGGAGACCGAGGCGGACGGCGTCGAGCTGAATTTCGGCTGCCCGCACGGCATGAGCGAGCGCGGCATGGGCGCCGCCGTCGGCCAGGTTCCCGAATATGTCGAGATGGTCACGCGCTGGTGCAAGCAGCACACGCGCATGCCCGTCATCGTCAAGCTGACGCCCAACATCTCCGATATCCGCACCTCGGCGCGTGCCGCGCATAATGGCGGCGCTGATGCCGTGTCGCTGATCAACACCATCAACTCGATCATCGGCGTCGACATCGACAATTTCGCGCCGATCCCGACGGTTGACGGCAAGGGCAGCCATGGCGGCTATTGCGGCCCGGCGGTGAAGCCGATCGCCCTCAACATGACGGCCGAGATCGCTAGGGATCCGCAGACCCGCGACCTGCCGATCTCCGGCATCGGCGGCATCACCACCTGGCGCGACGCGGTCGAGTTCATGGCGCTCGGCGCCGGCAACGTGCAGGTCTGCACCGCCGCCATGACCTATGGCTTCCGCATCGTGCAGGAGATGATCTCGGGCCTGTCCGACTACATGGACAAGCACGATTTCGAGACGATCGAGCCGATCGTCGGCCGCGCCGTCGGCAATGTCACCGACTGGCAGTATCTGAACCTGAACTACGTCGCCAAGGCGAAGATCGACCAGGATCTCTGCATCAAGTGCGGCCGCTGCCACATCGCCTGCGAGGACACCTCGCACCAGGCGATCACCTCGATGCTCGACGGTATCAGGCACTTCGAGGTGATCGACGCCGAATGCGTCGGCTGCAATCTCTGCGTCAATGTCTGCCCGGTCGATAACTGCATCACCATGGAGCAGATGGTCGAGGGCGTCGATCCGCGCACCGGATTTGCGATCACCGACCAGTATGCCAACTGGACGACGCACAAGAACAACCCGATGGCGAAGGCCTTCGTCCCGGCCGAGCCGGCGGAATAG
- a CDS encoding YeeE/YedE family protein, translating into MPSLSPPSPTASAPTRPLAILIAVTIVAGVLLLARFATEATSEGRAIAFSLLVGLAFGIVLQRSRFCFLCHFRDFQERRDARGVVAILVALALGALLYPIVIASWMPVIRPGALPPDAHIGPVSLALAVASLVFGIGMAISGSCLSGHLYRLGEGSPTSPFAILGALIGFGLGFLTWNWIYVAAVATAPSVWLPHHFGYEGTLALGLFVLAALILAAFWLGRPVPRAAEPEGEHGQVKLLLRRVFVERWPYSLGGAAVAVISAFAFLRVGPLGVTAELGSIARTSSAALGALPETLHGLDALRGCATAVKSAILSKNGALVGGLVAGSFAAALVAGQFTPAWPTPKQVAKGLVGGILMGWGAMTGLGCTVGVLLSGIHAGALSGWVFLVFCAIGVSATLAISRRATRATA; encoded by the coding sequence ATGCCCAGCCTGAGCCCGCCCAGCCCGACAGCGTCCGCCCCGACGCGCCCCCTCGCCATCCTGATCGCCGTCACCATCGTCGCGGGCGTCCTGCTCCTCGCGCGCTTTGCGACGGAGGCGACCAGCGAGGGCCGCGCCATCGCCTTCTCGCTGCTGGTCGGGCTTGCCTTCGGCATCGTCCTGCAGCGCTCGCGCTTCTGCTTCCTCTGCCATTTCCGCGATTTCCAGGAACGGCGCGACGCGCGCGGCGTGGTCGCGATCCTGGTCGCGCTGGCGCTGGGCGCGCTGCTCTACCCGATCGTCATCGCCTCCTGGATGCCGGTGATCCGGCCCGGCGCGCTGCCGCCGGACGCGCATATCGGCCCGGTCAGCCTGGCGCTCGCGGTGGCGTCGCTCGTCTTCGGCATCGGCATGGCGATCTCGGGATCCTGCCTGTCGGGCCATCTCTACCGCCTCGGCGAGGGCTCGCCGACATCGCCCTTCGCCATTCTCGGCGCGCTGATCGGCTTCGGGCTCGGCTTCCTGACGTGGAACTGGATCTATGTCGCGGCCGTCGCCACCGCGCCTTCCGTCTGGCTGCCGCATCATTTCGGCTATGAGGGCACGCTCGCCCTCGGCCTCTTCGTGCTGGCGGCGCTCATCCTCGCGGCGTTCTGGCTCGGCCGCCCCGTGCCGCGCGCCGCAGAGCCGGAGGGAGAACACGGGCAGGTCAAGCTCCTGCTGCGGCGCGTCTTCGTCGAGCGCTGGCCCTATAGCCTCGGCGGGGCGGCGGTCGCCGTCATCTCCGCCTTCGCCTTCCTGCGCGTCGGCCCGCTCGGCGTCACGGCGGAGCTCGGCAGTATCGCCCGCACGTCGAGCGCCGCGCTCGGCGCGCTGCCCGAGACGCTGCACGGGCTCGATGCCTTGCGCGGCTGCGCCACGGCGGTCAAATCCGCCATTCTGTCGAAGAACGGCGCCCTGGTCGGCGGGCTGGTCGCCGGCAGCTTCGCGGCGGCGCTGGTCGCCGGCCAGTTCACGCCTGCATGGCCGACGCCGAAGCAGGTCGCCAAGGGGCTGGTTGGAGGCATCCTGATGGGATGGGGCGCGATGACCGGCCTCGGCTGCACGGTCGGCGTTCTGCTCTCCGGCATCCATGCCGGCGCGCTGTCAGGCTGGGTCTTCCTGGTCTTCTGCGCGATCGGCGTCTCGGCGACGCTCGCGATCAGCCGCCGCGCCACGCGCGCGACGGCCTGA
- a CDS encoding sulfurtransferase codes for MKSIRNILAGIGFTAALALPFAAQATVPEGPLVSAEWLADNLDHPDIRVFEVSVDPGLYERGHIAGAVNLDWHTELVDSVSRDIAQRDAFQAKLREAGVGPETTVILYGDNNNWFAAWGAWVFDVYGFGDKVKLLDGGRKYWEAKGLPFDTRTPEHAATTLDLPERNNALRARLSDVIATVEKQKDDVLVDIRSAPEYEGKVFAPEGVKELAVRAGHIPGAVNVPWGKAVAEDGRFKSPEELKAIYAEVGVDGSKPVITYCRIGERSSHTWFALSRILGYDVRNYDGSWTEYGNSVGVPVVNLAGTVWTGK; via the coding sequence ATGAAATCCATCCGAAACATCCTCGCCGGCATCGGCTTCACCGCCGCGCTGGCGCTGCCCTTCGCCGCGCAGGCGACGGTTCCCGAGGGCCCGCTCGTCTCGGCCGAGTGGCTCGCCGACAATCTCGACCATCCGGATATCCGCGTCTTCGAGGTCAGCGTCGATCCCGGCCTCTACGAGCGCGGCCACATCGCCGGCGCCGTCAATCTCGACTGGCACACGGAGCTGGTCGACTCGGTCAGCCGCGACATCGCCCAGCGCGACGCCTTCCAGGCCAAGCTGCGCGAGGCCGGCGTCGGCCCGGAGACGACCGTCATCCTCTATGGCGACAACAACAACTGGTTCGCCGCCTGGGGCGCCTGGGTATTCGACGTCTACGGCTTCGGCGACAAGGTGAAACTGCTCGACGGCGGCCGCAAATACTGGGAAGCCAAGGGCCTGCCCTTCGACACGCGCACGCCCGAGCATGCCGCCACCACGCTGGACCTGCCCGAGCGCAACAACGCGCTGCGCGCCCGCCTCTCCGACGTCATCGCCACGGTCGAGAAGCAGAAGGACGACGTCCTCGTCGATATCCGCTCCGCGCCGGAATATGAGGGCAAGGTGTTCGCGCCGGAAGGCGTCAAGGAACTCGCCGTCCGCGCCGGTCACATCCCGGGCGCCGTCAACGTGCCGTGGGGCAAGGCTGTGGCCGAGGACGGCCGCTTCAAGTCGCCCGAGGAGCTGAAGGCGATCTACGCCGAGGTCGGCGTCGACGGCTCCAAGCCGGTCATCACCTATTGCCGCATCGGCGAGCGCTCCAGCCACACCTGGTTCGCGCTGAGCCGCATCCTCGGCTACGACGTCCGCAACTATGACGGCTCGTGGACCGAATACGGCAACAGCGTCGGCGTCCCGGTCGTCAACCTCGCCGGCACGGTCTGGACCGGCAAGTAA
- a CDS encoding FAD-dependent oxidoreductase, with protein MLTMDDVAAIPLFSSLPRQQIERLTRNAADISLSVNEFAVHAGEEPALYAVLSGRIEVVKTFDGVEKTLGWRNPGQIFGEVPIALGSPFPGSYRAAEPSRVMRIELQHYYALAAIAPDVSQKVSALARERIGGLQSLAAEPQKPRVTLVCDRWDTAGGDIRRFLARNQISFNWLTPDSPDLPAQWSGPCPPEESCPALRFPDGETLLRPNIRTLADRLGLQTKPRIAEYDVAIIGAGPAGLAAAVYGASEGLRTIVIEREAPGGQAGTSSRIENYLGFPSGVSGDELASRALQQARRLGAEILVTRAVEHIDPAAHRITLDGGEIVQARTLILATGVTWRRMSIEGFDRFIGKGIYYGAARSEVGATHGLNIHLVGAGNSAGQAALYFANHANTVTLVVRGDSLEKSMSQYLIDQIRAKSNITALLHSEIVAVHGETNLTAIDIRSNQSGETSRHDCGGVFNFIGADAETSWLPPEIARDARGFVLTGDDLRKTGQAFPDRDPYLLETSVPGVFACGDVRLSPVKRVAAAVGEGSMAIAFVHQYLAREGRKAASA; from the coding sequence ATGCTGACGATGGACGACGTAGCGGCAATTCCTCTTTTTTCTTCGCTTCCCCGGCAACAGATCGAGCGGCTGACGCGGAACGCTGCCGACATCAGCCTTTCCGTCAACGAATTCGCCGTGCATGCCGGAGAGGAACCCGCGCTCTATGCCGTGCTTTCCGGCAGGATCGAGGTGGTGAAGACTTTCGACGGCGTGGAAAAGACGCTGGGCTGGCGCAATCCCGGCCAGATCTTCGGCGAGGTGCCGATCGCGCTCGGCTCGCCCTTCCCCGGCAGCTATCGCGCCGCGGAACCCTCGCGCGTGATGCGGATCGAGCTGCAGCATTATTACGCGCTCGCGGCGATCGCGCCCGACGTCTCGCAGAAGGTCAGCGCGCTGGCGCGCGAGCGCATTGGCGGGCTGCAGAGCCTCGCCGCCGAACCGCAGAAGCCGCGCGTGACGCTGGTCTGCGACCGCTGGGACACCGCCGGCGGCGACATCCGCCGCTTCCTCGCCCGCAACCAGATCTCGTTCAACTGGCTGACGCCGGATTCGCCCGATCTGCCGGCGCAATGGTCCGGCCCCTGCCCGCCGGAAGAAAGCTGCCCGGCGCTGCGCTTCCCGGATGGCGAGACCCTGCTCCGCCCGAACATCCGCACGCTCGCCGACCGCCTCGGCCTGCAGACGAAACCGCGAATTGCCGAATATGACGTCGCCATCATCGGCGCCGGGCCGGCAGGGCTGGCCGCCGCTGTCTATGGCGCCTCGGAGGGGCTCCGGACCATCGTCATCGAACGCGAGGCGCCCGGCGGCCAGGCCGGCACCTCGTCGCGGATCGAGAACTATCTCGGCTTCCCGAGCGGCGTCTCCGGCGACGAGCTGGCGAGCCGCGCGCTGCAGCAGGCGCGCCGCCTCGGCGCCGAGATTTTGGTGACGCGCGCCGTCGAGCACATCGATCCGGCGGCGCACCGGATCACCCTCGACGGCGGCGAGATCGTGCAGGCGCGTACCCTGATCCTCGCCACCGGCGTTACCTGGCGCCGCATGTCGATCGAGGGCTTCGACCGCTTCATCGGCAAGGGCATCTACTATGGCGCGGCGCGCAGCGAGGTCGGCGCCACGCACGGCCTCAACATCCACCTCGTCGGCGCCGGCAATTCCGCCGGCCAGGCGGCGCTCTATTTCGCCAACCACGCCAACACGGTCACGCTGGTGGTGCGGGGTGACTCGCTCGAAAAGAGCATGTCGCAATATCTGATCGACCAGATCCGCGCGAAGTCGAACATCACGGCGCTGCTACATTCCGAGATCGTCGCCGTGCATGGCGAGACGAATTTGACGGCGATCGACATCCGCAGCAATCAAAGCGGCGAGACCAGCCGGCATGATTGCGGCGGCGTGTTCAACTTCATCGGCGCCGACGCGGAGACCTCCTGGCTGCCGCCCGAGATCGCCCGCGACGCGCGCGGCTTCGTGCTGACCGGCGACGATTTGAGGAAGACCGGCCAGGCCTTTCCGGACCGCGATCCCTATCTGCTGGAGACCAGCGTTCCCGGCGTCTTCGCCTGCGGCGACGTGCGGCTGAGCCCGGTCAAGCGCGTCGCCGCCGCCGTCGGCGAGGGCAGCATGGCGATCGCCTTCGTGCACCAGTACCTGGCGCGCGAGGGCCGCAAGGCCGCCTCGGCCTGA
- the rutR gene encoding HTH-type transcriptional regulator RutR: MTRVALTPANTARARQTKKRTRIQAENEARILDAALEIFSSYGFRGATVDQIADLAGMTKPNLLYYFRRKEDIYLAILRRTLELWLQPLEALGEGDDPVAEIRSYIDRKLEMSRENPKASRLYAMEIMQGAPILGGVLETRLKTLVDDKAEVVRRWIAEGRLAPIDPHHLIFMIWATTQHYADFDVQVRATLGEATGDNRHFETATQTLEAIFLNGLLPKPQ; this comes from the coding sequence ATGACACGTGTCGCCCTGACGCCTGCCAACACCGCCCGCGCGCGCCAGACCAAGAAGCGCACGCGCATCCAGGCGGAGAACGAGGCGCGCATCCTCGACGCCGCGCTGGAGATCTTCTCGAGCTACGGCTTTCGCGGCGCGACCGTCGACCAGATCGCCGATCTCGCCGGCATGACCAAGCCGAACCTGCTCTATTATTTCCGCCGCAAGGAAGACATCTACCTGGCGATCCTGCGCCGGACGCTGGAGCTCTGGCTGCAGCCGCTGGAAGCGCTCGGCGAGGGCGACGATCCCGTCGCCGAGATCCGCAGCTACATCGACCGCAAGCTGGAGATGTCGCGCGAAAATCCGAAGGCGTCGCGGCTCTACGCCATGGAGATCATGCAGGGCGCGCCGATCCTCGGCGGCGTGCTGGAGACGCGGCTGAAGACGCTGGTCGACGACAAGGCCGAAGTCGTCCGGCGCTGGATCGCCGAGGGGCGCCTGGCGCCGATCGACCCGCACCACCTCATTTTCATGATCTGGGCGACGACGCAGCACTATGCCGATTTCGACGTCCAGGTCCGCGCCACGCTGGGCGAGGCGACCGGCGACAACCGCCATTTCGAGACCGCGACGCAGACGCTCGAAGCGATCTTCCTGAACGGGCTGCTGCCCAAGCCGCAGTAG
- a CDS encoding cupin domain-containing protein, with amino-acid sequence MNASHFDIDVGGRLRELRIRHGLSQRALAKRAGVSNATVSMVEANRMSPSVSGLRQILSGIPFSLSEFFAEARPPAEQVVFRAAELKEIGGGKISYRQVGSNLEGRSLQMLHERYKPGAVSGKAMLSHQGEEAGLIIRGRMVLEVDGARYELAAGDAYFFDSRKPHAFRNVGEEDLELVSACTPPSF; translated from the coding sequence ATGAACGCCTCGCATTTCGACATCGATGTCGGCGGCAGGCTGCGCGAGCTGCGCATCCGCCACGGCCTTTCGCAGCGGGCGCTGGCGAAGCGCGCCGGCGTCTCCAACGCCACCGTCTCGATGGTCGAGGCGAACCGGATGAGCCCCTCCGTCTCCGGCTTGCGGCAGATCCTTTCCGGCATCCCGTTCAGCCTGTCGGAATTCTTCGCCGAGGCGCGGCCGCCGGCCGAACAGGTCGTGTTCCGCGCCGCCGAGCTGAAGGAAATCGGCGGCGGCAAGATCTCGTATCGCCAGGTCGGCAGCAATCTCGAGGGCCGGTCGCTGCAGATGCTGCACGAACGCTACAAGCCGGGCGCGGTTTCCGGCAAGGCGATGCTGTCGCACCAGGGCGAGGAAGCCGGGCTGATCATCCGCGGCCGCATGGTGCTGGAGGTCGACGGCGCACGCTACGAGCTCGCCGCCGGCGATGCCTATTTCTTCGACAGCCGCAAGCCGCACGCCTTCCGCAATGTCGGCGAGGAAGACCTGGAACTGGTCTCCGCCTGCACGCCGCCGAGTTTCTAA
- a CDS encoding aspartate aminotransferase family protein, whose product MNTAPIPNNLEAFWMPFTANRQFKQNPRMLVGAKDMHYTSADGRQILDGTAGLWCVNAGHGRPKIVEAVSKQVAELDYAPAFQMGHPKAFELAARLSAMMPSPLDHVFFTNSGSESVDTALKIALAYHRAKGNGTKFRLLGRERGYHGVGFGGISVGGISGNRKTFGTMLTGVDHIRHTHDLSRNAFTRGEPEHGVEFADDLEKVIALHDASNIAALIVEPVACSTGVLVPPKGYLKRLREICDKHDILLIFDEVITGFGRLGTPFAVDYFDVVPDLVTTAKGLTSGVVPMGAVFASKKIYDAFMNAPENTIELFHGYTYSAHPVACAASLATLDVYEEEGLLTRVSEISSYWEDALHSLKGLPNVIDIRNIGLIGAIELEPIPGSPTKRAFQAFLKAYDNNLMIRTTGDIIALSPPLIIEKSHIDQIVETLSTVLKQID is encoded by the coding sequence ATGAACACGGCGCCTATTCCGAACAACCTCGAAGCCTTCTGGATGCCGTTCACGGCAAACCGGCAGTTCAAGCAGAACCCGCGCATGCTGGTCGGCGCCAAGGACATGCACTACACCTCGGCCGATGGCCGCCAGATCCTGGACGGCACCGCCGGCCTCTGGTGCGTCAATGCCGGCCACGGTCGTCCGAAGATCGTCGAGGCGGTGTCGAAGCAGGTCGCCGAGCTCGATTACGCGCCGGCCTTCCAGATGGGCCACCCCAAGGCGTTCGAGCTGGCCGCCCGCCTTTCGGCGATGATGCCGTCGCCGCTCGACCATGTCTTCTTCACCAATTCCGGCTCGGAATCGGTCGATACCGCGCTGAAGATCGCGCTTGCCTATCACCGCGCCAAGGGCAACGGCACCAAGTTCCGCCTGCTCGGCCGCGAGCGCGGCTATCACGGCGTCGGCTTCGGCGGCATCTCGGTCGGCGGCATCTCCGGCAACCGCAAGACCTTCGGCACCATGCTGACCGGCGTCGATCACATCCGCCACACGCATGACCTCTCGCGCAACGCCTTCACCCGCGGCGAGCCGGAACACGGCGTCGAGTTCGCCGACGATCTGGAAAAGGTCATCGCGCTGCATGACGCGTCGAACATCGCCGCCCTGATCGTCGAGCCGGTCGCCTGCTCGACCGGCGTGCTGGTGCCGCCGAAAGGCTATCTGAAGCGGCTGCGCGAGATCTGCGACAAGCACGATATCCTGCTGATCTTCGACGAGGTCATCACCGGCTTCGGCCGCCTCGGCACGCCCTTCGCGGTCGATTATTTTGACGTCGTTCCCGATCTTGTGACGACCGCCAAGGGCCTCACCAGCGGCGTCGTGCCGATGGGCGCGGTGTTCGCGTCCAAGAAGATCTATGATGCGTTCATGAACGCGCCCGAAAACACGATCGAGCTGTTCCACGGCTACACCTATTCGGCGCATCCGGTCGCCTGCGCCGCGTCGCTCGCGACGCTCGACGTCTATGAGGAGGAGGGGCTGCTGACCCGCGTTTCCGAGATCAGCAGCTATTGGGAGGACGCGCTGCACAGCCTGAAGGGCCTGCCGAACGTCATCGACATCCGCAACATCGGCCTGATCGGCGCGATCGAGCTGGAGCCGATCCCGGGCAGCCCGACCAAGCGGGCGTTCCAGGCCTTCCTCAAGGCCTATGACAACAACCTGATGATCCGCACCACCGGCGACATCATCGCGTTGTCGCCGCCGCTGATCATCGAGAAGAGCCATATCGATCAGATCGTCGAGACCCTCTCGACCGTCCTGAAGCAGATCGACTGA